A single genomic interval of Helianthus annuus cultivar XRQ/B chromosome 6, HanXRQr2.0-SUNRISE, whole genome shotgun sequence harbors:
- the LOC110865579 gene encoding E3 ubiquitin-protein ligase ORTHRUS 2-like isoform X2 — translation MSVSERLLKEFCYLICHKVMTQSLTTPCAHNFCKSCLQDAFAGQTFIKERNCKGRRTLRAQKNVMRCPPCSNDISEYLQNPQGSVDCQRMQGLLGIGSSYRNFFSMGMFNLCPAWMII, via the exons ATGTCTGTGAGTGAAAGACTTCTTAAAG AGTTTTGCTATCTCATTTGCCACAAAGTGATGACTCAGTCGCTTACTACTCCATGTGCTCACAATTTCTGCAAGTCATGCTTGCAGGATGCTTTTGCTGGTCAAACATTTATAAAGGAAAGAAATTGCAAAGGTAGACGAACATTAAGGGCACAAAAGAACGTCATGAGATGTCCGCCATGCTCTAATGACATTTCTGAGTACCTTCAGAATCCACAG GGTTCTGTTGATTGTCAAAGGATGCAAGGACTGCTGGGCATTGGTTCATCCTATAGAAAT TTCTTCTCTATGGGCATGTTCAATCTTTGTCCTGCGTGGATGATCATTTGA
- the LOC110865578 gene encoding ubiquitin-conjugating enzyme E2 20, with product MATMNNNSQVATKQPVPTPNTIDAQSVLKRLQSELMDLMMSGETAVSAFPEEDNIFFWKGTISGSKDTVFEGTEYKLSLSFPNDYPFKPPKVKFETACFHPNVDVFGNICLDILQDKWSAAYDVRSILISIQSLLGEPNTSSPLNTQAAALWSDQEEYRKMVKKLYKPVA from the exons ATGGCAACCATGAACAACAACTCTCAAGTGGCCACTAAACAGCCTGTTCCAACGCCTAACACCATCGATGCCCAATCCGTCCTTAAAAG ATTGCAGTCAGAACTGATGGATCTAATG atgagtGGTGAGACTGCGGTATCCGCGTTTCCTGAGGAAGACAACATCTTTTTCTGGAAAGGAACGATTTCCGGGAGCAAAGACACTGTCTTTGAAGGAACAGAATACAAGCTTTCCCTTTCCTTCCCGAATGATTACCCCTTCAAGCCTCCAAAGGTGAAGTTCGAGACCGCTTGCTTTCATCCTAATGTCGATGTTTTCGGAAACATATGTCTGGATATTCTTCAG GACAAATGGTCAGCTGCTTATGATGTGAGAAGTATTCTAATCTCTATCCAAAGTCTCCTTGGAG AACCAAACACAAGTTCGCCTCTGAACACGCAAGCAGCAGCACTTTGGAGTGATCAAGAAG AATACAGGAAAATGGTGAAGAAGCTGTATAAACCAGTTGCATAA
- the LOC110865579 gene encoding E3 ubiquitin-protein ligase ORTHRUS 1-like isoform X1 yields the protein MSVSERLLKEFCYLICHKVMTQSLTTPCAHNFCKSCLQDAFAGQTFIKERNCKGRRTLRAQKNVMRCPPCSNDISEYLQNPQGSVDCQRMQGLLGIGSSYRNVMVLFDLLTLVNQLNILLSACRVKSSILFLGKYLQFFSMGMFNLCPAWMII from the exons ATGTCTGTGAGTGAAAGACTTCTTAAAG AGTTTTGCTATCTCATTTGCCACAAAGTGATGACTCAGTCGCTTACTACTCCATGTGCTCACAATTTCTGCAAGTCATGCTTGCAGGATGCTTTTGCTGGTCAAACATTTATAAAGGAAAGAAATTGCAAAGGTAGACGAACATTAAGGGCACAAAAGAACGTCATGAGATGTCCGCCATGCTCTAATGACATTTCTGAGTACCTTCAGAATCCACAG GGTTCTGTTGATTGTCAAAGGATGCAAGGACTGCTGGGCATTGGTTCATCCTATAGAAATGTGATGGTTCTGTTTGATCTTCTTACCTTGGTTAACCAGCTTAATATCTTATTATCTGCTTGTAGAGTTAAGTCATCTATTTTGTTTCTTGGTAAATACCTGCAGTTCTTCTCTATGGGCATGTTCAATCTTTGTCCTGCGTGGATGATCATTTGA